A single genomic interval of Polaribacter vadi harbors:
- a CDS encoding sodium-translocating pyrophosphatase — MESMMIYMPIVMAVLGLIYMWVKKSWVMKQDAGDGKMKEISDYIYEGALAFLSAEYKLLAIFVIIVSVALAAVSFIVPTTHWLIVIAFIFGAVFSAFAGNIGMKIATKTNVRTTQAAKTSLPNALKVSFGGGTVMGLGVAGLAVLGLTIFFIIFYNYFMDGAEGVFSVDKMTIVLETLAGFSLGAESIALFARVGGGIYTKAADVGADLVGKVEAGIPEDDPRNPATIADNVGDNVGDVAGMGADLFGSYVATVLAAMVLGNYIIKDMGGAIDDAFGGIGPILLPMSIAGVGIIISIIGTLLVKISDNSAKENQVMSALNKGNWTSIILVAGACLGLVTWMLPETMQMEFFGEGLQEISSMRVFYATLVGLVVGAVISSVTEYYTGLGKSPILKIVQQSSTGAGTNIIAGLATGMISTFPSVLLFAGAIWASYAFAGFYGVALAASAMMATTAMQLAIDAFGPIADNAGGIAEMSEQEPIVRERTDILDAVGNTTAATGKGFAIASAALTSLALFAAYVTFTGIDGINIFKAPVLAMLFVGGMVPVVFSALAMNAVGKAAMEMVQEVRRQFRDIPGIMEGTGKPEYDKCVAISTEASLKEMMLPGLLTIGFPLIIAFVPMIFGMDHLAIAEMLGGYMAGVTVSGVLWAIFQNNAGGAWDNAKKSFEAGVEIDGVMTYKGSEAHKAAVTGDTVGDPFKDTSGPSMNILIKLTCLIGLVIAPILGGHADAETAKTDETKKEIKVAVKKVDNTLAAKTKVVTLK, encoded by the coding sequence ATGGAATCAATGATGATTTACATGCCAATTGTAATGGCAGTTTTAGGCTTAATCTATATGTGGGTTAAGAAATCTTGGGTAATGAAACAAGATGCAGGAGATGGTAAAATGAAAGAAATTTCAGATTATATTTACGAAGGTGCACTCGCATTTTTAAGTGCTGAATATAAACTACTTGCCATTTTTGTGATAATCGTAAGTGTTGCTTTAGCAGCTGTATCTTTTATAGTACCAACAACTCACTGGCTAATTGTAATCGCTTTTATTTTTGGAGCTGTTTTTTCTGCTTTCGCAGGAAATATAGGAATGAAAATTGCCACAAAAACCAATGTTAGAACTACACAAGCTGCCAAAACAAGTTTACCAAATGCTTTAAAAGTATCTTTTGGAGGTGGAACTGTAATGGGTCTTGGAGTTGCTGGTTTGGCTGTTTTAGGGTTAACAATATTTTTTATTATATTTTACAACTACTTTATGGATGGTGCAGAAGGTGTTTTTTCTGTTGATAAAATGACGATTGTTCTTGAAACCTTAGCTGGTTTTTCTTTAGGAGCAGAATCTATTGCTTTATTTGCTAGAGTTGGTGGAGGAATCTACACAAAAGCAGCAGATGTTGGTGCAGATTTAGTGGGTAAAGTAGAGGCTGGTATTCCTGAAGATGACCCAAGAAATCCTGCTACAATTGCAGATAATGTGGGTGATAATGTAGGTGATGTTGCAGGAATGGGAGCAGATTTATTTGGTTCTTATGTTGCCACAGTTTTGGCTGCCATGGTTTTAGGAAACTATATTATTAAAGATATGGGAGGTGCTATTGATGATGCTTTTGGCGGAATTGGTCCTATTTTATTACCAATGTCTATTGCTGGAGTTGGAATCATTATTTCTATTATTGGAACTTTACTAGTAAAAATTAGCGATAATAGTGCTAAAGAAAATCAAGTAATGAGCGCTTTAAATAAAGGAAACTGGACTTCTATTATTTTAGTTGCAGGAGCTTGTCTTGGCTTAGTAACTTGGATGTTGCCAGAAACCATGCAAATGGAATTCTTTGGAGAAGGTTTACAAGAAATCTCTTCAATGAGAGTATTTTATGCAACTTTAGTAGGTTTAGTAGTTGGAGCAGTAATTTCTTCTGTAACTGAATATTATACAGGTTTAGGGAAATCTCCAATTTTAAAAATAGTTCAACAATCATCAACTGGAGCAGGAACCAACATTATTGCTGGTTTAGCAACTGGTATGATTTCTACTTTTCCATCAGTATTATTATTTGCTGGGGCAATTTGGGCTTCTTATGCTTTTGCAGGTTTTTATGGAGTTGCTTTAGCAGCTTCTGCAATGATGGCTACAACTGCTATGCAGTTAGCAATTGATGCTTTTGGACCTATTGCAGATAACGCAGGTGGTATTGCAGAAATGAGCGAACAAGAACCAATTGTTAGAGAACGTACAGATATTTTAGATGCTGTTGGAAACACAACTGCTGCAACTGGTAAAGGTTTTGCAATTGCTTCTGCAGCATTAACATCCTTAGCACTTTTTGCTGCTTATGTTACTTTTACAGGTATTGACGGAATTAACATTTTTAAAGCGCCAGTTTTAGCAATGCTTTTTGTTGGTGGAATGGTTCCTGTTGTATTTTCTGCTTTAGCAATGAACGCTGTTGGAAAAGCAGCCATGGAAATGGTACAAGAGGTTAGAAGACAATTTAGAGATATTCCTGGAATTATGGAAGGAACAGGGAAACCTGAATATGACAAATGTGTCGCAATTTCTACGGAAGCTTCTTTAAAAGAAATGATGTTACCTGGCTTATTAACCATTGGTTTTCCTTTAATAATTGCTTTTGTTCCAATGATTTTTGGAATGGATCATTTAGCAATTGCAGAAATGTTAGGTGGTTATATGGCTGGTGTTACTGTATCTGGAGTTCTTTGGGCTATTTTCCAAAATAATGCTGGTGGAGCTTGGGACAATGCAAAAAAATCTTTCGAAGCTGGTGTAGAGATTGATGGAGTAATGACGTATAAAGGTTCTGAAGCGCATAAAGCTGCTGTAACTGGAGATACTGTTGGAGATCCTTTTAAAGATACTTCTGGCCCATCTATGAATATTTTAATTAAACTTACTTGTTTAATTGGTTTGGTAATTGCACCAATTTTAGGTGGACATGCAGATGCAGAAACTGCCAAAACAGATGAAACTAAAAAAGAAATTAAAGTTGCTGTTAAAAAAGTGGACAACACATTAGCTGCAAAAACAAAAGTAGTTACTTTGAAATAG
- a CDS encoding inorganic diphosphatase produces the protein MSDKKVITFDVLIEIPKGSRNKYEYDFDLHKIRFDRMLFSSMMYPGDYGFIPETLALDDDPLDVLVLGHEPTFPMCVSEVKPIGVFHMTDEKGPDEKIICVPVSDPIWTNNNDISDLNPHRLKEIEHFFKVYKDLEKKKVDVGGWGNAEEAINIFHESVKRYQESDYKKTDKFKI, from the coding sequence ATGAGCGATAAAAAAGTAATAACTTTTGATGTTTTAATAGAAATACCTAAAGGAAGTAGAAATAAATACGAATACGATTTTGATTTACACAAAATCCGTTTTGATAGAATGTTATTCTCTTCTATGATGTACCCTGGAGATTATGGTTTTATTCCTGAAACTTTAGCTTTAGATGATGATCCTTTAGATGTTTTAGTATTAGGTCATGAACCAACTTTCCCAATGTGTGTTAGCGAAGTAAAACCAATTGGAGTTTTCCACATGACAGATGAAAAAGGCCCAGATGAAAAAATTATTTGTGTACCTGTTTCTGACCCTATTTGGACTAATAACAATGACATTTCTGACTTAAATCCTCATAGATTAAAAGAAATTGAGCACTTTTTTAAAGTTTACAAAGATTTAGAAAAGAAAAAAGTTGATGTTGGTGGTTGGGGAAATGCAGAAGAGGCTATTAATATTTTTCATGAGTCTGTAAAAAGATACCAAGAAAGTGATTATAAAAAGACTGATAAATTCAAGATATAA
- a CDS encoding pyruvate dehydrogenase complex E1 component subunit beta, whose product MKTVQFREAICEAMSEEMRRDESIYLMGEEVAEYNGAYKASKGMLDEFGEKRVIDTPIAELGFAGIAIGSAMNGNRPIVEYMTFNFSLVGIDQIINNAAKIRQMSGGQFNCPIVFRGPTASAGQLGATHSQAFENWFANTPGLKVIVPSNPYDAKGLLKAAIRDDDPVIFMESEQMYGDKMEIPEGEYIIPIGVADIKREGTDVTVVSFGKIIKEAYKAAEELEKEGISIEIIDLRTVRPMDHDAILKSVKKTNRLVILEEAWPFGNVSTEITYRIQEEAFDYLDAPIKRINTADTPAPYSPVLFEKWIPNASDVVKAVKEVMYIKS is encoded by the coding sequence ATGAAAACAGTTCAATTCAGAGAAGCAATTTGCGAAGCAATGAGCGAAGAAATGCGTAGAGACGAAAGCATTTATTTAATGGGTGAAGAAGTTGCAGAATATAATGGAGCTTACAAAGCCAGCAAAGGAATGCTAGATGAATTTGGCGAAAAAAGAGTTATTGATACTCCTATTGCTGAATTAGGTTTTGCAGGGATTGCTATTGGTTCTGCTATGAATGGCAACAGACCAATTGTAGAGTATATGACCTTTAACTTCTCTTTAGTTGGTATTGATCAAATTATAAATAACGCTGCAAAGATTAGACAAATGTCTGGTGGTCAATTCAATTGCCCAATTGTTTTTAGAGGTCCAACAGCTTCTGCAGGTCAATTAGGTGCAACACACTCACAAGCTTTTGAAAACTGGTTTGCAAACACACCAGGTTTAAAAGTAATTGTACCATCAAATCCTTATGATGCAAAAGGTTTGTTAAAAGCTGCAATTAGAGATGATGATCCAGTTATTTTTATGGAATCTGAGCAAATGTATGGTGATAAAATGGAAATTCCTGAAGGAGAATACATTATACCTATTGGAGTTGCAGACATTAAAAGAGAAGGTACAGACGTTACTGTAGTATCTTTTGGAAAAATTATAAAAGAAGCTTACAAAGCTGCTGAAGAATTAGAAAAAGAAGGTATTTCTATAGAAATTATCGATTTAAGAACGGTAAGACCTATGGATCATGATGCCATCTTAAAATCAGTAAAGAAAACAAATAGATTAGTAATTTTAGAAGAAGCTTGGCCTTTTGGAAATGTTTCAACAGAAATTACCTATAGAATTCAAGAAGAAGCATTCGATTATTTAGATGCACCAATTAAAAGAATAAATACTGCAGATACTCCTGCTCCATATTCTCCTGTTTTATTTGAGAAGTGGATTCCTAATGCAAGCGATGTTGTAAAAGCAGTAAAAGAAGTGATGTATATTAAAAGCTAA
- a CDS encoding electron transfer flavoprotein subunit beta/FixA family protein yields MKILVCISHVPDTTSKINFTENDTKFDTNGVQFVINPYDEFSLTRAMWFKEKQGATVTVVNVGNASTEPTLRKALAIGADDAIRVNMEAVDGLSVAKQLAEVVKNGGYDLVLAGRESIDYNGAMVPGMLSSLIDFNFVNGCIDLEVDGTSVTAIREIDGGNETLSTSLPLVIGGQKGIVEEKDLRIPNMRGIMMARKKPLNVVEPVAAENATSITSFEKPAPKGTVKLIDADNVDELIDLLHNEAKVI; encoded by the coding sequence ATGAAAATATTGGTTTGTATTAGTCACGTTCCTGATACCACTTCAAAAATTAATTTTACCGAAAACGATACAAAGTTTGATACGAATGGAGTACAGTTTGTAATAAATCCTTATGATGAATTTAGCCTTACAAGAGCTATGTGGTTTAAGGAAAAACAAGGAGCAACTGTAACTGTTGTAAATGTTGGAAATGCATCAACAGAGCCTACTTTACGTAAAGCTTTAGCGATTGGAGCAGATGATGCAATTCGTGTAAATATGGAAGCAGTAGATGGCTTGTCTGTTGCAAAACAATTAGCAGAAGTTGTAAAAAACGGAGGGTATGATTTAGTGTTGGCTGGAAGAGAATCTATCGATTATAATGGAGCTATGGTTCCTGGAATGTTATCTTCTTTAATAGATTTTAACTTTGTAAATGGTTGTATAGATTTAGAGGTTGATGGAACTTCTGTAACAGCTATTAGAGAAATTGATGGTGGAAACGAAACGTTAAGTACATCTTTACCTTTAGTTATTGGAGGTCAAAAAGGAATTGTAGAAGAAAAAGATTTACGTATTCCTAACATGCGTGGAATTATGATGGCTCGTAAAAAACCTTTAAATGTGGTTGAACCTGTTGCTGCAGAAAATGCAACATCAATAACATCTTTTGAAAAACCAGCACCAAAAGGAACCGTTAAATTAATAGATGCAGATAATGTAGATGAGTTAATTGACTTATTACATAATGAAGCGAAAGTAATATAA
- a CDS encoding electron transfer flavoprotein subunit alpha/FixB family protein → MSVLVFADSTEGKFKKSAFEVVSYGKKVAEQLGSNVVVVTIDANSTEELYTYGAEKVVSVKNDSLSIFNAKEYASVLKQVADAEGSSVIVLGSSIDVLHVAPLLAVALDAGYASNVVALPSSTSPFTVKRKAFSNKGFSNTVISTDKKIIGVAKNSYGVHENAVSGTTETFEASIAESGVKSEKIDKVTGQVTIADAEIVVSAGRGLKGPENWGMIEELADVLGAATACSKPVSDLGWRPHGEHVGQTGKPVASNLYIAIGISGAIQHLAGINASKVKVVINTDPEAPFFKAADYGIVGDAFEVVPKLIEKLKAFKQA, encoded by the coding sequence ATGTCAGTTTTAGTTTTTGCAGATTCCACAGAAGGAAAATTTAAGAAAAGTGCTTTTGAAGTAGTTTCTTACGGAAAAAAAGTAGCAGAACAATTAGGAAGTAACGTAGTTGTTGTAACCATAGATGCAAATAGTACAGAAGAATTATATACGTATGGAGCAGAAAAAGTTGTTTCCGTAAAAAATGATTCTTTATCAATTTTTAATGCAAAAGAATATGCTTCAGTATTAAAACAAGTTGCAGATGCAGAAGGTTCATCAGTGATCGTTTTAGGTTCTAGTATAGATGTTTTACATGTTGCACCATTATTAGCGGTTGCTTTAGATGCTGGTTACGCATCCAATGTTGTAGCTTTACCAAGTTCAACGAGTCCTTTTACAGTAAAAAGAAAAGCTTTCTCGAACAAAGGATTTAGTAATACTGTAATTTCTACGGATAAAAAAATAATTGGAGTTGCTAAAAATTCTTATGGAGTTCATGAGAATGCAGTTTCTGGAACAACAGAAACTTTTGAAGCTTCGATTGCAGAATCTGGAGTAAAATCAGAAAAAATAGATAAAGTTACAGGGCAAGTAACCATTGCAGATGCAGAAATTGTAGTTTCTGCAGGTAGAGGTTTAAAAGGACCAGAAAATTGGGGAATGATTGAAGAGTTGGCAGACGTTTTAGGTGCTGCAACTGCTTGTTCTAAACCAGTTTCAGATTTAGGTTGGAGACCTCATGGAGAGCATGTTGGTCAAACAGGAAAACCTGTTGCCTCTAATTTATATATTGCTATCGGAATTTCTGGAGCAATCCAGCATTTAGCAGGTATTAATGCAAGTAAAGTAAAAGTAGTTATTAACACAGACCCAGAAGCGCCTTTCTTTAAGGCTGCAGATTATGGTATTGTAGGTGATGCTTTTGAAGTTGTACCAAAATTAATAGAGAAGCTAAAAGCATTTAAACAAGCTTAA
- a CDS encoding bifunctional nuclease family protein — protein MSLIKLTIKGISYSQTQSGAYALVLSEIEGTRTLPIIIGAFEAQSIAIALEAEIRPPRPLTHDLFKTFSDTFDINIKEVIIHKLVDGVFFSSLICEREGVEEVLDTRTSDAIAIAVRFNAPIYTYENILDKAGIYLKVEEEMALENKFDSKELSSDIEKTPQKDTSNFSSLPLKELHKQLNDAVDNENYEVAAKIRDEISKRS, from the coding sequence ATGAGTTTAATAAAACTAACCATTAAAGGGATTTCATACAGTCAAACTCAAAGTGGTGCCTATGCACTGGTTTTGAGTGAAATTGAAGGAACAAGAACTTTACCTATTATTATTGGAGCTTTTGAAGCACAATCTATTGCGATTGCATTAGAGGCAGAAATTAGACCTCCAAGACCATTAACACACGATTTATTCAAAACATTTTCGGATACTTTTGATATTAATATTAAGGAAGTAATTATCCATAAATTAGTAGATGGTGTTTTCTTTTCTAGCTTGATTTGCGAAAGAGAAGGAGTAGAAGAGGTTTTAGATACTAGAACTTCAGATGCTATTGCAATTGCAGTTCGTTTTAATGCACCTATCTATACTTATGAAAATATTTTAGATAAAGCTGGAATTTATTTAAAGGTCGAAGAAGAAATGGCTTTAGAAAATAAATTTGATTCTAAAGAACTTTCATCAGATATAGAAAAAACACCTCAAAAAGATACAAGTAATTTTTCTAGTCTTCCATTAAAAGAATTACACAAACAGTTAAATGATGCAGTAGATAATGAAAATTATGAAGTAGCTGCAAAAATAAGAGACGAAATAAGTAAGCGTTCTTAA
- a CDS encoding NupC/NupG family nucleoside CNT transporter — translation MKKILVVIFCFLSFSIFSQTTDTVVTEIIPSQGFSFNSLWRGVLGMFALLVIAFLFSNNKKAIDWKKVGIGLALQLIIAIGVLKVTFIQKIFEFIGGIFIEILEYTKAGSEFLFAGMVGDMNKFGYIFAFQVLPTIIFFSALTSLLFYLGIIQKIVKLLAIVLSKFLGISGMESLSVAGNIFLGQTEAPLLIKAYLEKMNKSEMLLVMIGGMATVAGAVLAAYIGFLGGGDKELELVFAKHLLAASVMAAPGAIVISKMLYPQTEEVNTDVTVSQEKIGSNVLDAIANGTTEGLRLAVNVGAMLLVFVAVIAMINGILGWVGDITTLNVWMAANTPYEAFSLEAILGYIFAPLMWLIGVAVEDMALMGQLLGIKLAASEFVGYIQLAELKNIASATHLTFNKSIIMATYMLCGFANFASIGIQIGGIGSLAPGQRKTLSEFGMKALLGGTIASLMSATIAGMIIG, via the coding sequence ATGAAAAAAATACTTGTTGTCATTTTTTGTTTTTTATCATTTTCAATTTTTTCTCAGACTACAGATACAGTTGTAACTGAAATTATACCAAGTCAAGGCTTTTCTTTTAATAGTTTGTGGAGAGGAGTTTTAGGAATGTTCGCTTTATTAGTGATTGCTTTTCTTTTTAGCAACAACAAAAAAGCAATTGATTGGAAAAAAGTAGGAATTGGTTTAGCTCTGCAATTAATTATTGCAATTGGTGTTTTAAAAGTAACTTTTATTCAAAAAATATTTGAATTTATTGGTGGAATTTTTATCGAAATTTTAGAATATACCAAAGCAGGAAGTGAATTTTTATTTGCAGGGATGGTTGGAGATATGAATAAATTCGGCTATATTTTTGCTTTTCAAGTATTGCCAACAATCATTTTCTTTTCTGCATTAACATCGTTATTATTTTATTTAGGAATCATTCAAAAAATAGTAAAACTATTAGCGATTGTTTTGTCGAAATTTCTAGGAATTTCTGGAATGGAAAGTTTGTCTGTTGCAGGTAACATTTTTCTGGGTCAAACTGAAGCACCCTTATTGATAAAAGCTTATTTAGAGAAAATGAATAAGTCTGAAATGCTGTTGGTAATGATTGGTGGAATGGCTACAGTTGCAGGAGCAGTTTTAGCAGCTTACATTGGTTTTTTAGGTGGTGGAGATAAAGAATTAGAATTGGTATTTGCCAAACATTTGTTGGCAGCATCAGTAATGGCAGCTCCTGGAGCTATTGTGATTTCTAAAATGTTGTATCCACAAACAGAAGAAGTGAATACAGATGTAACAGTTTCTCAAGAAAAAATAGGTTCAAATGTTTTAGATGCAATTGCAAACGGAACTACTGAAGGGTTACGTTTAGCTGTAAATGTAGGAGCGATGTTGTTAGTTTTTGTAGCAGTAATTGCTATGATCAATGGAATTTTAGGTTGGGTAGGAGATATTACAACTTTAAATGTTTGGATGGCTGCAAATACTCCTTACGAAGCATTTTCTTTAGAAGCAATTCTTGGCTATATTTTTGCGCCATTAATGTGGTTAATAGGTGTAGCAGTAGAAGATATGGCTTTAATGGGACAGTTATTAGGAATAAAATTAGCAGCAAGTGAATTTGTGGGTTATATTCAATTAGCAGAATTAAAAAACATAGCAAGCGCAACACATTTAACATTTAACAAATCAATTATTATGGCGACTTATATGTTATGTGGTTTTGCAAATTTTGCATCAATTGGTATTCAAATTGGTGGAATTGGTTCTTTAGCTCCAGGTCAGCGTAAAACGTTGTCAGAATTTGGAATGAAAGCTCTTTTAGGAGGAACCATTGCTTCTTTAATGTCTGCAACAATTGCTGGGATGATTATTGGTTAA
- a CDS encoding thymidylate synthase: protein MKQYHDLVKHVLENGNEKGDRTGTGTKSVFGYQMRFDLSEGFPMVTTKKLHLKSIIYELLWFIKGDTNINYLQENGVKIWNSWADEKGDLGPVYGHQWRNWNSDEVDQLKEVIETLKNNPNSRRMLVSAWNPSVLPDTSVSFSENVANGKAALPPCHAFFQFYVSDGKLSCQLYQRSADIFLGVPFNIASYALFTMMIAQVCGYEVGEFIHTFGDAHIYNNHVDQLELQLSRDIRPLPTMKINASIKDIEDFTFDDFELLDYNPHPHIKGAVAV, encoded by the coding sequence ATGAAACAATATCACGATTTAGTAAAACACGTTTTAGAAAACGGAAATGAAAAAGGAGATAGAACAGGAACAGGTACAAAAAGTGTTTTTGGATATCAAATGCGTTTTGATTTAAGTGAAGGTTTCCCAATGGTAACTACTAAAAAGTTACATTTAAAATCTATAATTTATGAACTACTTTGGTTTATAAAAGGAGATACAAACATCAACTATTTACAAGAAAATGGTGTGAAAATCTGGAATTCTTGGGCAGATGAAAAAGGTGATTTAGGACCTGTTTATGGTCATCAATGGAGAAATTGGAACAGTGATGAAGTAGATCAATTAAAAGAAGTTATTGAAACACTAAAAAATAATCCTAACTCTAGAAGAATGTTGGTTTCTGCTTGGAATCCATCAGTTTTGCCAGATACTTCTGTATCTTTTTCAGAAAATGTTGCCAATGGGAAAGCAGCATTACCTCCTTGTCACGCATTTTTTCAATTTTACGTTTCTGATGGAAAATTATCGTGTCAATTATATCAAAGAAGTGCAGATATATTTTTAGGAGTTCCTTTTAATATTGCTTCTTATGCATTATTTACAATGATGATTGCACAGGTTTGTGGTTATGAAGTTGGTGAGTTTATCCATACTTTTGGTGATGCTCATATTTATAATAATCACGTAGATCAGTTGGAGTTACAATTGTCTAGAGACATCAGACCTTTACCAACAATGAAAATAAATGCATCCATAAAAGATATAGAAGATTTTACTTTTGATGATTTTGAATTGTTAGATTACAATCCTCATCCTCATATAAAAGGAGCTGTTGCAGTTTAA
- a CDS encoding amidohydrolase: MKNKIFIFIFSISLLSCVKQEVDLIVLNSNTYTVNEFFDIAEAFAVKDGKFVAIGTNDEIQNRFKAKDTINAKEQAIVPGFIDAHCHFFRMGLQQQKVSLEGTKSYQEVLDRLVAFQKEKNVQFITGRGWDQNDWEIKEFPTKEKLDALFPKIPVAIGRVDGHALLVNQAAIDLSGITKDTKVSGGEIILKNGEITGVLIDAAMNFIKIPEPSKQEAIQGLLDAQKICFSYGLTTVDDAGLDRNTIELIEELHQQNSLKMRIYAMVSGDNQEQIDYYINKGIIKTDRLNVRSFKVYGDGALGSRGAAMRKPYSDRENHFGALIYPPERYQEIAKQIIASDYQMNTHAIGDSTNTWLLKIYKDVLKDEEDRRWRIEHAQIISSKDFQDFNNIMPSVQPTHATSDMYWAQERIGRDRMRGAYAYRNLLNRYGKIALGTDFPVEQVNPFLTFFSATFRRDLEGYPEYGFQMENKLSREETLKGMTIWAAFSNFEEKEKGSIEVGKFADFIILDQDIMKIYGNEIPKTKVVATYLNGEKVY, encoded by the coding sequence ATGAAAAATAAGATATTTATATTTATTTTTTCAATCTCTTTATTATCCTGTGTTAAGCAAGAAGTAGATTTAATTGTTCTTAATTCGAATACATATACAGTTAATGAGTTTTTTGATATTGCAGAAGCTTTTGCAGTAAAAGACGGAAAATTTGTTGCAATAGGTACTAATGATGAAATCCAAAATAGATTTAAGGCTAAAGACACAATTAATGCAAAGGAACAAGCTATAGTTCCTGGTTTTATTGATGCTCATTGTCATTTTTTCAGAATGGGTTTACAACAGCAAAAAGTATCTTTAGAGGGCACTAAAAGTTATCAAGAGGTTTTAGATAGGTTAGTAGCGTTTCAAAAAGAGAAAAATGTACAATTTATTACAGGACGTGGCTGGGATCAAAATGATTGGGAAATTAAAGAGTTTCCAACAAAAGAAAAATTAGATGCTCTATTTCCTAAGATACCTGTTGCTATAGGTAGAGTAGATGGTCATGCTTTATTAGTAAATCAAGCTGCAATAGACTTATCAGGAATTACAAAAGACACGAAAGTTTCTGGAGGAGAAATTATTTTAAAAAATGGGGAGATAACTGGAGTTTTAATTGATGCAGCTATGAATTTTATAAAAATACCTGAACCTTCTAAACAAGAAGCAATTCAAGGATTATTAGATGCACAAAAAATTTGTTTTTCTTATGGATTAACAACTGTTGATGATGCTGGTTTAGATAGAAATACAATAGAGTTAATTGAGGAACTGCATCAACAAAATTCTTTAAAAATGCGTATTTATGCAATGGTTTCTGGAGATAACCAAGAACAAATTGATTATTACATAAATAAAGGAATCATAAAAACAGATCGTTTAAATGTTCGCTCTTTTAAAGTTTATGGAGATGGAGCCTTAGGATCTAGAGGGGCTGCAATGCGTAAACCATATTCTGATAGAGAAAACCATTTTGGAGCATTAATTTATCCTCCAGAAAGATATCAAGAAATTGCAAAACAAATTATAGCTTCTGATTATCAAATGAACACACATGCAATTGGAGATTCAACAAATACTTGGCTCTTAAAAATTTATAAAGATGTTTTGAAAGATGAAGAAGATAGACGTTGGAGAATTGAGCACGCACAAATTATATCTTCTAAAGATTTTCAAGATTTTAATAATATAATGCCTTCTGTGCAACCTACACATGCAACTTCAGATATGTATTGGGCACAAGAAAGAATTGGAAGAGACAGAATGAGAGGTGCTTATGCTTATAGGAATTTGCTTAATAGATATGGTAAAATTGCTTTAGGAACCGATTTTCCTGTAGAACAAGTAAACCCATTCTTAACATTTTTCTCGGCTACATTTAGAAGAGATTTAGAAGGTTATCCTGAGTATGGATTTCAGATGGAAAACAAATTATCAAGAGAAGAAACTTTAAAGGGAATGACAATTTGGGCAGCCTTTTCTAATTTTGAAGAAAAGGAAAAAGGTTCTATTGAAGTTGGTAAATTCGCAGATTTTATAATCTTGGATCAAGATATTATGAAAATTTATGGAAATGAAATTCCTAAAACAAAAGTAGTTGCAACCTATTTAAATGGAGAAAAAGTATATTAA
- a CDS encoding TonB-dependent receptor plug domain-containing protein, translating into MKTTKYIFLLLILIFTLNISSQESKNMEEIKLTILVHDVNNNPIPGAIILIDDVKQQRLTNSAGYFKIKLDKAPKEITAFSPSIGVMKVTYNNNDKIIIKIISENKSADLVTEDSNSSNNTIQFKDIYDYLRGKVPGVHVNGNNIISIRGYNTVNGSNIPMFILNDNQVSQSIFGNIVPTTIKSVQIYKGTETSIFGSRGANGVIKVTTF; encoded by the coding sequence ATGAAAACTACTAAATATATATTTTTATTACTAATACTCATTTTTACTTTAAATATTTCTTCTCAAGAAAGTAAAAATATGGAAGAGATAAAGCTTACTATTTTAGTTCATGATGTAAATAATAACCCAATACCTGGAGCTATTATTCTTATTGATGATGTAAAACAGCAAAGGCTAACTAATTCAGCTGGTTATTTTAAAATTAAATTAGATAAAGCACCAAAAGAAATTACAGCATTTTCTCCATCAATAGGAGTGATGAAAGTAACTTACAATAATAATGATAAGATAATAATTAAAATTATTTCTGAGAATAAATCAGCAGATTTAGTAACTGAAGATTCAAACTCTTCAAATAATACAATTCAGTTTAAAGATATTTATGATTATTTAAGAGGTAAAGTGCCTGGTGTTCATGTTAATGGCAATAATATAATAAGTATAAGAGGTTACAATACTGTAAATGGCAGTAATATACCAATGTTTATTTTAAATGATAACCAAGTAAGTCAATCAATATTTGGAAACATAGTACCTACAACTATAAAATCTGTTCAAATATACAAGGGCACAGAGACCTCTATATTTGGTTCTAGAGGAGCAAATGGAGTTATTAAAGTTACTACATTTTAG